The following proteins come from a genomic window of Trifolium pratense cultivar HEN17-A07 linkage group LG4, ARS_RC_1.1, whole genome shotgun sequence:
- the LOC123922380 gene encoding uncharacterized protein LOC123922380: MEIKRLTIRIPRVTLDAHKEPPPYVNHNFHLLPEFHNWTHLCLDLETNFLTRKSFTQFLLRCPKLEVLVFPLGYYTLRDHHGWTLLPVPCCFKSSFKKLHITNFDGFTHEIQFVEFFLEKATILEEFQISLSCMPFARYNSKNLTDLKNRFVGMGSCDIKFRSPQLVIRRQRLYGR; the protein is encoded by the exons ATGGAAATTAAAAGGCTCACCATTCGTATACCCCGAGTTACTCTTGATGCACACAAA GAACCTCCTCCCTATGTAAATCACAATTTCCATCTCCTTCCGGAGTTCCACAATTGGACACATCTTTGTCTGGATTTAGAGACGAACTTTCTTACTAGAAAATCATTCACGCAATTCCTTTTAAGGTGTCCTAAATTGGAAGTTCTTGTTTTTCCTCTG GGATATTACACATTAAGAGATCATCATGGTTGGACATTACTTCCAGTGCCTTGTTGTTTCAAATCTTCTTTCAAGAAGCTTCACATTACAAATTTTGATGGATTTACACATGAAATCCAATTCGTCGAGTTTTTCTTAGAGAAAGCAACAATTTTGGAGGAGTTTCAGATATCCTTATCATGTATGCCATTTGCACGATATAATTCGAAGAATCTGACAGATCTCAAGAACCGATTTGTAGGAATGGGAAGTTGTGACATTAAGTTTCG ATCACCCCAACTTGTGATTAGAAGGCAGAGGCTTTATGGAAGATAA